AAAGTACCGAGCACGCGCTTGTTCGCCGCTGCAGGTATGAAATCGGTGCAGAAATTGCCCATCTGACACCTGTTGCTATGGATTTTCGTTACTGCGAAACCGACCCTTCTGGGATCGTCGAAAACGAAATTTGCCCTGTGTATGCGGCAAAGCTCGTCGGCACGCTGACCCTCAATCCTGATGAAGTGATGGCAGTGCAGTGGGTTGATCTGGAATCGTTAATCGGTGCAGTCGAGGCTACGCCGTGGGCATTTAGCCCGTGGATGGTTTCCCAGGTTGCCCTAGCGCACGAAAAGCTCAGGCAATTTGCCCTCGAATCCAAGCCATAAAAAAAGCCCCGACGCGATGAACGCCGGGGCTTTTCAGTTAGTAATAGCTTATTTTACCGGACGCATCGCCGGGAACAGGATCACGTCACGGATGGTGTGGCTGTTGGTGAACAGCATAACCATACGGTCGATACCAATACCCAGACCTGCGGTCGGTGGTAAACCGTGCTCCAGCGCGGTGACGTAGTCTTCGTCGAAGAACATCGCTTCGTCGTCGCCCGCTTCTTTCGCGTTAACCTGATCCTGGAAACGCTGCGCCTGATCCTGCGCATCGTTCAGCTCGCTAAATCCATTACCGATTTCACGGCCACCGATGAAGAACTCAAAGCGGTCGGTGATTTCCGGGTTTTCGTCGTTACGACGTGCCAGCGGAGACACTTCAGCCGGGTATTCGGTGATGAAGGTTGGCTGAATCAGGTGCGCTTCGGCCACTTCTTCGAAGATCTCGGTCACGATACGGCCCAGACCCCAGCTCTTCTCAACTTTGATACCGATGCTTGCAGCAATCGCTTTCGCAGAATCGAAGTTATCCAGGTCAGCCATATTGGTCTCTGGACGGTATTTCTTGATAGCCTCGCGCATGGTCAGTTTGACGAACGGCTTACCAAAGTCGAACACCTCTTCGCCGTAAGGCACTTCAGTAGTGCCGAGAATATCGTGTGCCAGGGTACGGAACAGAGACTCGGTCAGTTCGATCAGATCTTTGTAATCCGCATACGCCATATAGAGTTCCATCATGGTGAACTCTGGGTTATGACGTACGGAGATGCCTTCGTTACGGAAGTTACGGTTGATTTCGAACACACGCTCAAAACCGCCAACCACCAGACGCTTCAGGTACAGTTCCGGCGCGATACGCAGGTACATGTCCAGGTCCAGCGCGTTGTGATGGGTGATGAACGGACGGGCAGACGCGCCGCCTGGGATCACCTGCATCATTGGCGTTTCGACTTCCATAAAATCACGGCCAACCATGAACTGACGGATGCCCGCCATAATCTGGGAACGGATTTTGAAGGTTTTGCGGGATTCATCGTTAGAGATGAGATCCAGGTAGCGCTGACGATAACGCGCTTCCTGATCCTGCAGACCGTGGAACTTATCCGGCAGCGGACGCAGTGCTTTAGTCAGCAGACGCAGTTCGGTACAGTGAATGGACAGCTCGCCGGTTTTCGTCTTGAACAGCTTGC
Above is a window of Lelliottia jeotgali DNA encoding:
- a CDS encoding Lysyl-tRNA synthetase (class II), encoding MSEQQAQGTDAVVDLNNELKTRREKLAALREQGIPFPNDFRRDHTSDQLHADFDAKENEELEALNVEVSVAGRMMTRRVMGKASFVTLQDVGGRIQLYVSRDDLPEGIYNEQFKKWDLGDILGAKGKLFKTKTGELSIHCTELRLLTKALRPLPDKFHGLQDQEARYRQRYLDLISNDESRKTFKIRSQIMAGIRQFMVGRDFMEVETPMMQVIPGGASARPFITHHNALDLDMYLRIAPELYLKRLVVGGFERVFEINRNFRNEGISVRHNPEFTMMELYMAYADYKDLIELTESLFRTLAHDILGTTEVPYGEEVFDFGKPFVKLTMREAIKKYRPETNMADLDNFDSAKAIAASIGIKVEKSWGLGRIVTEIFEEVAEAHLIQPTFITEYPAEVSPLARRNDENPEITDRFEFFIGGREIGNGFSELNDAQDQAQRFQDQVNAKEAGDDEAMFFDEDYVTALEHGLPPTAGLGIGIDRMVMLFTNSHTIRDVILFPAMRPVK
- a CDS encoding Isopentenyl-diphosphate delta-isomerase, producing the protein MSTQEHVILVNDQGEVIGTQEKYAAHTTHTPLHLAFSSWLFNAQGECLVTRRALSKKAWPGVWTNSVCGHPQTGESTEHALVRRCRYEIGAEIAHLTPVAMDFRYCETDPSGIVENEICPVYAAKLVGTLTLNPDEVMAVQWVDLESLIGAVEATPWAFSPWMVSQVALAHEKLRQFALESKP